A stretch of Acidobacteriota bacterium DNA encodes these proteins:
- a CDS encoding CoA transferase produces MKTTSEVVSAEADPRTGPLAGVTILDLTRVLSGPYCTMLAADMGARVIKIEHPRRGDDTRAWGPPFLEGESSYYLSVNRNKESVALDYTTLEGRVVLDELIARADVIVENFRPGTLDDRGLGYDAVSAKYPGLIYVSISGFGHTGPRREEAGYDAVIQAEGGLMSVTGAPDGPAVRLGVAIADIAAGMFAFQGMLLAMIAKGRTGRGQHVDISLLDSCAALLTYQAGRYLATGASPSRLGNKHAAIAPYNTFVTADGVLVLAVGNDDQFQRFCLVAGLPEAAADPRFATNTGRVEHIDELEIVVNRVLATDTAAEWTTRLREAGVPCGAVRSVGEALRDPQILARAMVESVVHPSIGPLEVLGVPVKLSETGGSVRTPPPRLGEHTAAVLEGDLGYARERIAALAASGAVGVLRT; encoded by the coding sequence ATGAAAACGACCTCTGAGGTCGTTTCGGCCGAAGCCGATCCACGCACGGGCCCGCTCGCCGGCGTCACCATCCTCGACCTCACGCGCGTGCTGTCGGGTCCGTACTGCACCATGCTCGCCGCCGACATGGGCGCGCGCGTCATCAAGATCGAGCACCCGCGCCGCGGCGACGACACCCGCGCGTGGGGTCCGCCGTTTCTTGAAGGCGAGAGTTCGTATTACCTGAGTGTCAACCGCAACAAAGAGAGTGTGGCGCTCGACTACACCACGCTCGAAGGCCGCGTCGTGCTGGACGAGCTCATCGCTCGCGCCGACGTCATCGTCGAAAATTTCCGGCCCGGCACTCTTGACGATCGTGGCCTGGGTTACGACGCGGTGTCGGCCAAATACCCTGGACTGATCTATGTGTCCATCTCTGGCTTCGGGCACACCGGGCCACGCCGCGAGGAAGCGGGCTACGACGCAGTGATTCAGGCCGAAGGCGGATTGATGAGTGTGACCGGCGCGCCCGATGGCCCAGCCGTGCGCCTGGGTGTGGCGATCGCCGACATCGCGGCCGGCATGTTCGCGTTTCAGGGCATGCTGCTCGCGATGATCGCCAAGGGGCGGACGGGCCGCGGCCAGCACGTGGACATCAGCCTGCTGGATTCGTGCGCCGCGCTGCTGACCTATCAGGCCGGGCGGTACCTCGCCACCGGCGCATCGCCCAGTCGCCTCGGCAACAAACACGCGGCCATCGCGCCGTACAACACCTTTGTCACCGCCGACGGCGTGCTGGTGCTTGCCGTGGGCAACGACGACCAGTTCCAGCGCTTCTGCCTTGTCGCCGGACTTCCTGAAGCGGCAGCCGATCCCAGGTTCGCCACCAACACCGGACGTGTCGAACACATCGACGAGCTTGAGATCGTCGTCAATCGTGTGCTGGCGACTGACACCGCCGCGGAATGGACCACGCGCCTTCGCGAGGCCGGCGTTCCCTGCGGGGCCGTGCGTTCGGTGGGAGAAGCCCTCAGGGATCCCCAGATCCTGGCTCGCGCCATGGTCGAATCCGTCGTCCATCCCTCCATCGGTCCCCTGGAGGTGCTTGGCGTGCCGGTCAAATTGTCGGAAACGGGTGGATCCGTGCGCACGCCGCCGCCGCGTCTGGGTGAACACACGGCCGCCGTGCTCGAAGGCGACCTCGGGTACGCGCGCGAACGAATTGCCGCCCTGGCCGCATCCGGCGCGGTGGGCGTGCTGCGAACGTAG
- a CDS encoding ferrous iron transporter B has product MPSPNAAAVLQRAAELRATLTGQFRDETVKSIYAEAERIAGRASHHAGTARYDFDQRIDRIVTSPIFGLPIMALLLAIVFWLTVAGANVPSAMLASGFFWFEDQAATVFTNFGAPWWVTGFIWHGVFRGLAWVVSVMLPPMMIFFPLFTMLEDLGYLPRVAFNLDFLFSRAGAHGKQALTMAMGFGCNAAGIISTRVIDSPRERLVAILTNNFVPCNGRFPTLILLATIFVGPLVPDAVASIAAAGTVVGVVLIGVVVTLVVSWVLSRTVLKGQASAFTLELPPYRRPGILRILYTSIIDRTLFVLWRAVLTAAPAGAVIWLLANIFVGDVSLARHISNALNPLGHAIGLDGVILLAYIIAIPANEIVVPTLLMVYLGTGMMTDDVSLEEIKRLLVTEHGWTLLTAVNLMLFSLLHNPCATTIITMYKETLSLKWTVVGTLLPLTLAFLVTFIVASIW; this is encoded by the coding sequence ATGCCGAGCCCCAACGCCGCCGCCGTCCTGCAACGGGCCGCCGAACTGCGAGCCACGCTGACCGGCCAGTTCCGTGACGAAACCGTGAAGTCGATCTATGCGGAGGCCGAGCGCATCGCCGGCCGCGCGTCGCATCACGCCGGCACTGCGCGGTATGACTTCGACCAGCGCATCGATCGCATCGTCACGTCGCCGATCTTCGGCCTGCCGATCATGGCGCTGCTGCTGGCCATCGTGTTCTGGCTCACCGTGGCCGGGGCCAATGTGCCGTCGGCGATGCTGGCCTCCGGGTTCTTCTGGTTCGAGGATCAGGCCGCGACCGTCTTCACAAACTTCGGCGCTCCCTGGTGGGTCACCGGTTTCATCTGGCACGGCGTCTTCCGCGGGCTGGCGTGGGTGGTCAGCGTCATGCTGCCGCCGATGATGATCTTCTTCCCGCTGTTCACCATGCTGGAAGATCTCGGTTATCTCCCGCGGGTGGCATTTAACCTCGACTTCCTGTTTTCACGCGCCGGCGCTCACGGCAAACAGGCCCTGACGATGGCGATGGGATTCGGCTGTAATGCAGCCGGCATCATTTCGACGCGTGTAATTGACTCGCCGCGCGAACGCCTGGTGGCCATCCTCACGAACAACTTCGTGCCGTGTAATGGCCGATTCCCCACGCTGATTCTGCTGGCCACGATCTTCGTGGGGCCGCTGGTGCCTGACGCCGTGGCGTCGATCGCCGCGGCGGGCACCGTGGTCGGCGTGGTGCTCATCGGTGTCGTGGTCACCCTGGTGGTGTCCTGGGTGTTGTCGCGCACCGTGCTGAAGGGCCAGGCGTCGGCGTTTACGCTGGAGTTGCCGCCGTACCGCCGACCGGGCATCCTGCGGATCCTCTACACGTCGATCATCGATCGCACACTCTTCGTGTTGTGGCGCGCGGTCCTGACGGCGGCACCCGCCGGCGCCGTCATCTGGCTCCTGGCGAACATCTTCGTCGGAGACGTCAGCCTGGCCCGGCACATCTCAAACGCGCTGAATCCCCTCGGCCACGCCATTGGACTCGACGGCGTCATTCTGCTCGCGTACATCATTGCTATCCCCGCGAATGAGATCGTCGTGCCCACGTTGCTCATGGTGTATCTCGGCACCGGGATGATGACCGACGATGTGTCGCTTGAAGAGATCAAGCGGCTGCTGGTCACCGAACATGGCTGGACGCTGCTCACGGCGGTGAACCTGATGTTGTTCTCGCTGCTGCACAATCCGTGCGCGACCACGATCATCACGATGTACAAGGAAACGCTGAGCCTGAAGTGGACGGTGGTCGGCACGTTGCTGCCGCTGACCCTGGCGTTCCTTGTGACGTTTATCGTCGCGTCTATCTGGTAG
- a CDS encoding DNA recombination protein RmuC, whose amino-acid sequence MTQNLLFLVVGAALGAAAAAIWFLIGRQRLSADMARLAAELDASRRSAEEQRQAAAETQSRLRESFAALSQDALRENRTEFVQRAEALLQPMRETLGRVQTQVASADREREGSFKAVASQLSGLALSQEHLRKTTEGLSQALRSPNARGKWGEVQLRRVVEMSGMLAHCDFEEQPQATTHTGARLTPDMIVRLPGGASIVIDSKVPIDAYLRASTARDDAERDVQLDAHARQVREHVRSLGSKEYWAQFQPSPEFVVMFLPIEPLLAAAFERDATLLEFSSTMRVVPATPMTLVAVLRAVAYGWKQQQLAVNAEEIQQLGRELYDRLATMVDHLDKVGYGIKQAADSYDRFIGSLEQKVLPGARRFKDLGVSSTKELEAPDPLHLSMRRVQKGELTLLDLGSDEEDDTSRTRPI is encoded by the coding sequence ATGACCCAGAACCTGCTGTTCCTCGTCGTCGGCGCCGCGCTCGGCGCGGCCGCGGCCGCCATCTGGTTCCTCATCGGACGACAGCGTTTGTCGGCCGATATGGCCCGCCTGGCGGCTGAACTCGACGCCTCGCGACGCTCAGCCGAGGAGCAGCGGCAAGCCGCGGCCGAAACCCAGTCGCGCTTGCGTGAATCGTTCGCGGCCCTTTCGCAGGATGCGCTCCGTGAGAATCGCACCGAGTTCGTCCAGCGAGCCGAGGCGCTGCTGCAGCCCATGCGCGAAACCCTCGGACGAGTCCAGACGCAGGTGGCGTCCGCCGATCGCGAGCGCGAAGGTTCCTTCAAGGCGGTCGCCTCGCAACTAAGCGGCCTCGCGTTGTCGCAGGAACACTTGCGCAAAACCACCGAAGGGCTCTCGCAGGCCCTGCGCTCACCCAACGCGCGCGGCAAGTGGGGCGAGGTGCAACTGCGCCGCGTGGTGGAAATGTCGGGCATGCTGGCGCACTGCGACTTCGAGGAGCAGCCCCAGGCCACCACCCACACCGGCGCGCGGTTGACGCCCGACATGATCGTCCGACTCCCCGGCGGCGCCAGCATCGTCATCGACTCGAAGGTGCCCATCGACGCCTACCTGCGAGCCTCGACCGCCCGCGATGATGCGGAGCGGGATGTGCAGTTGGACGCCCACGCGCGCCAGGTGCGCGAACATGTGCGGTCGCTCGGCAGCAAGGAGTATTGGGCGCAGTTCCAGCCGTCGCCGGAGTTTGTGGTGATGTTCCTGCCAATCGAGCCGCTGCTGGCCGCCGCCTTCGAGCGCGATGCAACACTGCTGGAGTTTTCGTCCACCATGCGCGTGGTGCCGGCCACGCCGATGACCCTGGTCGCGGTGCTGCGCGCGGTGGCGTACGGCTGGAAGCAGCAGCAACTGGCCGTCAACGCGGAAGAGATTCAGCAACTGGGCCGCGAACTCTACGACCGGCTGGCCACCATGGTGGACCACCTCGACAAGGTGGGGTATGGCATCAAGCAGGCCGCCGACAGCTACGACCGCTTCATCGGATCGTTGGAGCAGAAGGTGCTGCCGGGCGCCAGGCGTTTCAAGGATCTCGGCGTGAGTTCCACCAAAGAACTCGAAGCGCCCGATCCTCTGCACCTCTCGATGCGTCGCGTGCAGAAGGGCGAACTCACGCTGCTCGACCTTGGCAGCGACGAGGAAGACGACACGAGCCGGACGCGGCCTATTTGA
- a CDS encoding 7-cyano-7-deazaguanine synthase: MSGRSAVLWSGGLDSTVLLADELSAGRAVQPIHVRCGLAWEPAEARTIARLLALAPLAGRSEPVITVEVNALQLYPADHWAVVGRPPAFDSPDEDVYLEDRNRLLISNAAVVCKELGITRLLLAPLAGNPFPDATLEFFAEMTDAMTREHHHFLEISAPYLALRKSEVAQRGLEFGVPLDLTLSCMNPTPDDGHCGACSKCRERQGALRPR; this comes from the coding sequence ATGAGCGGTCGGTCGGCGGTCTTGTGGTCCGGGGGGCTCGACAGCACGGTGCTGCTGGCCGACGAGCTGTCGGCCGGACGCGCGGTGCAGCCCATTCACGTCCGGTGCGGGCTGGCGTGGGAGCCGGCTGAGGCGCGCACCATCGCCCGTCTCCTCGCCCTTGCGCCGCTGGCCGGCCGATCCGAGCCGGTCATCACGGTGGAGGTGAACGCGCTACAGCTCTACCCGGCCGACCATTGGGCGGTCGTGGGTCGCCCGCCCGCATTCGACTCGCCTGACGAGGACGTCTACCTCGAAGACCGGAACCGGCTGCTGATTTCGAACGCCGCCGTGGTGTGCAAAGAGCTCGGGATCACCCGTTTGCTGCTGGCGCCGCTCGCCGGCAACCCATTCCCCGACGCGACGTTGGAGTTTTTCGCGGAGATGACGGACGCCATGACGCGCGAACACCACCACTTCCTGGAGATCAGCGCGCCTTACCTGGCGCTTCGGAAAAGCGAGGTGGCACAGCGAGGATTGGAGTTCGGCGTGCCGCTGGACCTTACGTTGTCGTGCATGAACCCCACGCCAGATGATGGCCATTGTGGAGCGTGCAGCAAGTGCAGGGAGCGACAAGGAGCCCTGCGTCCCAGGTAA
- a CDS encoding metal-dependent transcriptional regulator, translated as MLPSQTVENYLKTIHLAQAAQTSPALVPMGQLASALGVVPGTATTMMKALAESGLVHYEPYMGVRLTDAGEKLASLVLRRHRLIELFLVKVLGMSWAEVHDEAERLEHAVSEQLIDRIDEMLGRPEVDPHGDPIPNAEGTISHRESVDLLNAPLETPLVITRVIDQDAEFLRFVEQRDLMPGRSVVIEARDSAADAVRLRSDADRHTTIGTRAASKVLVRPK; from the coding sequence ATGCTTCCGTCACAAACGGTGGAGAACTACCTCAAGACCATCCACCTTGCGCAGGCCGCCCAAACCAGTCCGGCACTGGTGCCCATGGGCCAACTGGCGTCGGCGCTGGGCGTCGTGCCCGGCACCGCGACAACGATGATGAAGGCGCTGGCGGAGTCAGGGCTCGTGCACTACGAGCCGTACATGGGCGTGCGACTGACGGACGCAGGAGAGAAGCTGGCGTCGCTCGTGCTGCGGCGCCACAGGCTGATCGAACTGTTCCTGGTGAAGGTGCTGGGGATGAGTTGGGCCGAAGTGCATGACGAAGCCGAGCGCCTCGAGCATGCCGTGTCGGAACAGTTGATCGATCGGATCGACGAGATGCTCGGCCGTCCCGAAGTGGACCCACATGGCGACCCCATTCCCAATGCGGAAGGCACCATCTCGCATCGCGAATCTGTGGACCTGCTGAACGCGCCGCTCGAAACCCCGTTGGTGATTACGCGCGTGATCGATCAGGACGCGGAGTTCCTGAGGTTCGTCGAGCAACGCGACCTCATGCCGGGCAGGTCTGTGGTGATCGAAGCTCGCGACTCGGCGGCCGACGCCGTCCGGTTGCGGTCAGACGCCGATCGCCACACCACGATCGGCACCCGCGCCGCGTCCAAGGTCCTCGTCCGCCCCAAATAA
- a CDS encoding homoserine dehydrogenase: MRIALALIGFGHVGRRFALLLQELKPALDARGIEVTIVGIATGRHGAVFDKTGLDAVQAAQQVAGGGLVGPGAASRSALDLIHQLASLDTEARVVVETTPLDVQSGEPAISHIRAAFASGAHVISANKGPVAHAYRALAGEARKAGLQFLFEGAVMDGIPVFNLVRETMPGVVIGSFRGVVNSTTNHILTAMERGEAFDTALARMQAEGVAEADASLDVDGWDAAAKVAALANVWMDAGITPRDVEREGISAADAPRVLAAVAEGRRVKLVGRATRTDQGVRASVQLETLDVSDPLGSLEGQANALEIDTDILGRVVITQRDGGLEKTAYALFVDLVTVAEGVRNDLRGRFRKGTP, encoded by the coding sequence TTGCGTATCGCGCTGGCACTCATCGGGTTCGGTCATGTCGGCCGGAGGTTTGCGCTGCTTCTGCAGGAACTGAAACCGGCGCTCGACGCCCGAGGCATTGAAGTCACGATTGTGGGAATCGCGACTGGTCGTCACGGCGCAGTATTCGACAAAACGGGCCTCGACGCCGTACAAGCGGCGCAACAGGTGGCCGGCGGCGGCCTGGTTGGGCCAGGCGCGGCATCGCGTTCGGCACTTGACCTCATCCACCAGCTTGCTTCCCTCGACACCGAGGCCCGCGTAGTGGTTGAGACGACACCTCTGGACGTGCAGTCTGGAGAACCGGCGATCTCGCACATCCGTGCCGCGTTTGCCTCGGGCGCGCACGTGATCAGCGCGAACAAAGGCCCCGTGGCACATGCCTATCGCGCGCTCGCCGGCGAGGCCCGCAAGGCGGGGCTGCAGTTCCTCTTCGAAGGTGCGGTCATGGACGGCATCCCGGTATTCAATCTGGTTCGCGAGACGATGCCGGGTGTGGTGATCGGCTCGTTTCGCGGCGTTGTGAACAGCACCACCAACCACATTCTCACGGCGATGGAACGCGGCGAAGCCTTCGACACGGCGCTCGCCCGCATGCAGGCCGAAGGCGTGGCAGAAGCCGATGCGTCGCTGGATGTGGACGGTTGGGACGCGGCCGCGAAAGTGGCGGCGCTGGCCAATGTGTGGATGGATGCCGGCATCACGCCGCGTGATGTGGAGCGCGAAGGCATTTCGGCGGCCGACGCACCGCGCGTGTTGGCCGCCGTGGCCGAGGGCCGTCGGGTGAAACTGGTGGGCCGGGCCACGCGGACGGACCAGGGCGTGCGTGCGAGTGTGCAACTGGAGACGCTCGACGTGAGTGATCCGCTCGGGAGCCTTGAAGGACAGGCCAACGCTCTGGAGATCGACACGGATATCCTGGGGCGCGTGGTGATCACACAGCGGGATGGTGGACTTGAGAAGACGGCGTATGCGCTGTTTGTGGATTTGGTGACGGTGGCGGAAGGCGTCCGAAACGACCTCAGAGGTCGTTTTCGGAAGGGAACACCATGA
- a CDS encoding SIMPL domain-containing protein (The SIMPL domain is named for its presence in mouse protein SIMPL (signalling molecule that associates with mouse pelle-like kinase). Bacterial member BP26, from Brucella, was shown to assemble into a channel-like structure, while YggE from E. coli has been associated with resistance to oxidative stress.), with the protein MRNTARTLLALSFAVVLAGATPVLAQPVAPPPSVVVATGEHRIKVAPDQAWATVSLETRDSRGAEARRLGAAAMTTVMATLRKAGLEGDAVQTIGVSLHPEYEYTNGRQRTKGMIMSNQVQVRIDDISKVADVLDAVGGLTLPASSTLTVGGLRFDLKNRAGVQRDALRFAVEDAVARAKAMAAGAGMSVGRTLRIEEAGAAGQMKFPQEQFMMAESRVGADAPMPTPISPSDIEIRAQVTVTVEIK; encoded by the coding sequence ATGCGAAATACAGCCCGTACGTTGCTTGCCTTGTCGTTCGCCGTCGTCCTCGCAGGAGCCACGCCGGTGCTGGCGCAACCGGTCGCACCGCCGCCATCTGTGGTTGTGGCCACCGGCGAGCACCGCATCAAGGTGGCGCCCGATCAGGCCTGGGCCACGGTGTCGCTCGAGACGCGGGATTCGCGCGGGGCCGAAGCGCGCCGCCTGGGCGCAGCCGCGATGACGACGGTCATGGCCACGCTGAGGAAGGCCGGCCTGGAGGGTGATGCCGTTCAGACGATTGGCGTCTCATTGCATCCGGAGTACGAGTACACGAACGGTCGTCAGCGCACGAAGGGGATGATCATGTCGAATCAGGTCCAGGTGCGGATCGACGACATCTCGAAAGTGGCCGACGTACTGGACGCGGTTGGCGGGCTGACGTTGCCGGCGTCTTCAACGCTGACGGTCGGCGGGCTGCGATTTGACCTGAAGAACCGTGCCGGCGTCCAGCGCGATGCCCTTCGATTTGCCGTGGAGGATGCCGTGGCGCGCGCCAAGGCGATGGCCGCAGGCGCGGGCATGTCCGTTGGCCGCACTCTGCGCATCGAAGAGGCCGGCGCCGCAGGCCAGATGAAGTTTCCGCAGGAGCAGTTCATGATGGCGGAGTCGCGAGTCGGCGCCGATGCTCCGATGCCAACGCCCATCTCGCCGTCGGACATCGAGATTCGCGCGCAGGTGACGGTGACCGTCGAAATCAAATAG
- a CDS encoding ubiquinone/menaquinone biosynthesis methyltransferase, with translation MTLERAFDSPEDKRRYVRRLFATIAGRYDLITRVLSFGLDQRWKARLVEATGARAGSRALDLACGTGDLAQRLAARGAAVTGLDVTPAMLVLARAKPANAGIRWVAGDMTALPLPDSSVDVITTGYGLRNVPDLKLALSEVYRVLDDNGRLASLDFNRPESAIVRGPYLAYLTVVGSALGWLLHRDPDTYRYIPASIRRYPGAAGVARLMEDAGFADVRVVPVLGGLMAIHLAAKRPIAGMRNGSKSAS, from the coding sequence GTGACGCTGGAGCGCGCGTTTGATTCTCCTGAAGACAAGCGGCGCTATGTGCGGCGCCTGTTTGCGACCATCGCCGGGCGTTACGACCTGATCACCCGTGTCCTCTCGTTCGGCCTCGACCAAAGATGGAAGGCGCGCCTGGTGGAGGCAACTGGCGCCCGCGCAGGTTCACGCGCCCTCGATCTGGCGTGTGGCACTGGCGACCTCGCTCAGCGGTTAGCCGCGCGTGGGGCCGCTGTTACCGGGCTCGACGTCACACCGGCCATGCTCGTCCTCGCGCGCGCCAAGCCGGCGAATGCCGGCATTCGCTGGGTCGCCGGCGACATGACCGCGTTGCCGCTGCCCGACAGCTCGGTCGACGTGATCACCACTGGCTACGGCTTGCGGAACGTCCCGGATCTGAAGCTCGCTCTGTCTGAGGTGTACCGCGTGTTGGATGACAACGGGCGCCTGGCATCGCTCGATTTCAATCGGCCCGAATCCGCGATCGTCCGCGGCCCGTACCTGGCGTACCTCACGGTCGTCGGTTCTGCCCTCGGATGGCTGCTGCATCGCGACCCCGACACCTATCGCTACATTCCGGCGTCGATCAGGCGATATCCCGGCGCGGCGGGCGTGGCCCGTCTCATGGAAGACGCAGGATTTGCTGACGTGCGGGTGGTGCCGGTGCTAGGTGGCCTGATGGCGATTCATCTGGCGGCCAAGCGGCCGATCGCAGGGATGAGGAACGGCAGTAAGTCGGCGTCCTGA
- a CDS encoding zf-HC2 domain-containing protein, whose protein sequence is MMTAEVHVTCDTLLEQISSYLDDELPDATCAAIEQHAASCPVCGRILTDFRTTTGLCRTAANVPLPDDVRIRARDRVRELLGGRVCFPQKR, encoded by the coding sequence ATGATGACGGCTGAAGTGCACGTGACCTGTGACACGCTCCTGGAGCAGATTTCGTCGTACCTCGACGACGAGCTGCCCGACGCCACCTGTGCGGCCATTGAGCAGCATGCCGCGTCGTGTCCGGTGTGCGGTCGCATCCTGACCGACTTCAGAACCACCACCGGCCTCTGCCGCACTGCGGCCAACGTCCCTCTCCCCGACGACGTTCGCATCCGCGCCAGAGACAGGGTGCGCGAATTGCTAGGGGGACGGGTGTGTTTTCCACAGAAACGCTAG
- a CDS encoding metal-dependent transcriptional regulator: protein MGPLVTTVAIGAAILALLLAISWASRRRALQSRHRLEDALKHLFDLEYRGRHGSLASLTGALRVRDGAALDLVKRMQTQGLLVARGAEFDLTPEGERLALQVIRAHRLLERYFADEARLPLPKVHAAAERGEHHLSPDAADRLSASLGHPSVDPHGDPIPTREGFVPPASGTPATAWPIDRLARIVHLEDEPPISYAQLVAEGIEVGQLIRIIDSSPERMVLTDGENEFRLAPAVAANIFLESAPQTPAHSGALRLAELSTGQVAHVLGLDDRCQGYSRRRLMDLGFTEGATIRAALTTFAGDPRAYEIRGTLIALRREQASQVLVQPLEKAS, encoded by the coding sequence ATGGGGCCGCTTGTCACAACTGTCGCGATTGGCGCCGCAATTCTGGCGCTCCTTCTGGCCATTTCCTGGGCGAGTCGGCGGCGAGCCCTGCAGAGCCGCCACCGGCTCGAAGACGCCCTGAAGCACCTGTTTGACCTGGAATACCGCGGCCGGCACGGGTCGCTCGCCTCCCTGACCGGGGCACTCCGGGTGCGCGACGGCGCGGCGCTGGACCTGGTCAAACGAATGCAGACCCAGGGCCTTCTCGTGGCGCGCGGCGCCGAGTTCGATCTCACCCCCGAAGGCGAACGCCTGGCGCTTCAGGTCATCCGGGCTCATCGCCTCCTGGAACGGTACTTCGCCGACGAGGCGCGCCTCCCGCTGCCAAAAGTCCATGCCGCGGCCGAACGCGGCGAACATCATCTGTCGCCGGACGCCGCCGATCGCCTCTCCGCCTCGCTCGGCCACCCGTCGGTCGATCCACACGGTGATCCGATTCCCACTCGCGAAGGTTTCGTGCCCCCGGCCTCGGGCACTCCGGCCACGGCCTGGCCCATCGATCGGCTCGCGCGTATCGTGCATCTTGAAGACGAGCCGCCGATCTCCTACGCCCAACTCGTTGCAGAGGGGATCGAAGTCGGGCAGCTGATTCGCATCATCGACTCCTCGCCCGAACGCATGGTCCTGACCGACGGCGAGAATGAATTTCGCCTGGCGCCCGCGGTGGCCGCCAACATCTTTCTGGAAAGCGCCCCGCAAACCCCCGCGCACTCGGGCGCGCTGCGACTGGCCGAGCTCTCCACCGGCCAGGTCGCTCACGTGCTTGGCCTGGACGATCGCTGCCAGGGCTACAGCCGGCGGCGCCTGATGGATCTGGGCTTCACCGAGGGCGCCACCATTCGCGCGGCGCTCACCACGTTTGCCGGCGATCCGCGCGCGTACGAAATTCGCGGCACCCTCATCGCGCTTCGACGCGAGCAGGCGTCGCAGGTGCTGGTGCAGCCGCTGGAGAAAGCGTCATGA
- a CDS encoding 50S ribosome-binding GTPase encodes MSAHDCGSCSINAELARMGVSLDKVDRVVALAGNPNTGKSTLFNALTGLKQHTGNWPGKTVTRAEGAFAFDNVRYKLVDLPGTYSLLSASHDEEIARDFLLFGHPDATIVVVDATAIERNLNLVLQVLEITSRVVIAVNLMDEAKRKNIEVDVRSLSRDLGVPAVGITARTGDGIHGLLEAVAGVSSGDVHTAPLRIKGTPEFQRAISELVPLIESLAPGVPNARWIAIRLLDGDAEVEQALSSGRLVELVASQQETAQRFSAKISLQGTQ; translated from the coding sequence ATGAGCGCCCACGATTGCGGCTCCTGCAGCATCAACGCCGAGCTGGCCCGCATGGGTGTGTCACTCGACAAGGTCGATCGTGTGGTTGCGCTCGCGGGCAACCCCAACACCGGCAAGTCCACGCTGTTCAATGCGCTGACCGGCCTCAAGCAGCACACCGGCAACTGGCCCGGCAAGACGGTCACACGAGCAGAAGGCGCGTTTGCGTTCGACAACGTGCGCTACAAGCTCGTGGATCTTCCGGGCACCTACTCGCTGCTCTCGGCCTCGCACGACGAGGAAATCGCCCGCGACTTCCTGCTCTTTGGTCACCCCGACGCCACCATCGTCGTCGTTGACGCCACGGCCATCGAACGCAACCTGAACCTCGTGCTGCAGGTGCTCGAGATCACGAGCCGCGTGGTGATCGCCGTGAACCTGATGGATGAAGCGAAGCGGAAGAACATTGAGGTGGACGTGCGCAGTCTCTCGCGCGACCTGGGTGTGCCGGCGGTGGGCATCACCGCACGCACCGGCGACGGCATCCATGGACTGCTCGAAGCGGTGGCGGGTGTTTCATCGGGCGACGTTCACACAGCGCCGCTCCGAATCAAGGGAACACCCGAGTTCCAGCGCGCCATCTCTGAACTCGTGCCGCTCATCGAATCGCTCGCACCCGGTGTGCCGAACGCACGCTGGATTGCCATTCGCCTGCTCGATGGCGATGCCGAAGTCGAACAAGCGCTTTCGTCGGGCCGCCTCGTGGAGTTGGTGGCCAGCCAGCAGGAAACGGCGCAGCGGTTCAGCGCAAAGATCTCGCTGCAGGGCACGCAGTAA
- a CDS encoding 6-carboxytetrahydropterin synthase, translating into MYSVTKRLDFCYGHRLLNYEGVCRHLHGHNAMVEIDITAEVLNDLDMVVDFSDIKRVVKAWIDRELDHKMILRHDDPLVDLLRAQGEPIYTIDANPTAERLAKLIFEKVKELGFNVSAVRLWETPGSCASWAPATR; encoded by the coding sequence ATGTACTCCGTCACGAAGCGCCTCGATTTTTGCTACGGCCACCGCCTGCTCAACTACGAGGGCGTGTGCCGGCACCTGCATGGCCACAATGCCATGGTTGAAATCGACATTACCGCCGAGGTGCTGAACGATCTGGACATGGTCGTGGATTTTTCCGACATCAAGCGCGTGGTCAAGGCGTGGATTGATCGCGAGCTTGATCACAAGATGATCCTGCGGCACGACGACCCGCTGGTGGATTTGTTGCGCGCGCAGGGCGAGCCCATCTACACGATCGATGCGAATCCGACCGCTGAGCGCCTGGCGAAGCTGATTTTCGAAAAAGTCAAAGAACTGGGCTTCAACGTCTCTGCCGTACGCCTGTGGGAAACGCCAGGCTCGTGCGCGAGCTGGGCGCCCGCTACCAGATAG